In Miscanthus floridulus cultivar M001 chromosome 8, ASM1932011v1, whole genome shotgun sequence, the sequence GTACAAAACCACTGCCACATCAAACAAAACTAGGGTTGAATCGAGTCAGGGAGGAAAATAAGTAGTCTGTAAAGTTGAGGGGGACAAAATATGTGGTTTTGCACTCGATGACATGGTTTCAGGAGGCAAaatgctttttttttttggtgcaaAAAAAAGTTGTCAGGCCTGACCGGATCACATCCCAATAGAGGAGCCCATTCCATAGCGGGCTGTAATATTCACGATTCAACTCCTCGGAGGGCCGGACCAGATCGCTTAGGGTGAAGGACCGGTGGACGGAGGTTATCGGGCAGTCCATTCTGAGCTTCAAGAGCTGGAGAAAACGGGACTCGACCATCATCTTTGGAGCCCCGATAGCGAGTCTGTCTGGGAGGAGGCCACGAGCTAACTGACCAAGCACGAACACGCAGCAGCAGTCCAGCAGAGACCTCATGCGTTCCAAACGATGTCAAAATTGCATTCATGTCCTGAAAAAAGGGGGAAAATAAAACTATGCATTGATTTCTCAAGGGCCGACTGCCAAGTCGGTCACATTCCGGACACGCATTTCAGCATGGGAGCCTTGGTTGTCTTTAGAGTCGGTGCTGCCACCTGCAAAGAAAAACCGCTGATGCTGATGGATACAGGGGACAGATCCACGGACAGGCGGCAGAtgattggtttctgggctggtttgctggttggtgctggttttatgtgagaggaaaacactattggttggctggtttgggctggttgaaaccaaccagcgaacagggtgatAATTTGCATGTGAATCGGCAACAGAGTACAGGAGAGGCTATGGAGAGGAAGaatcagtggcggagccaggatatCGTGACAGGGTATTCCATGTAAAAAAATTACAATGCAAATATACAAGTGCTAGCTTTCTTCCACAATACAAATATGCTAGTGCTAGCACCTTCTTCATCTACTCTTACATTATAATTTACAAACacaaaatgtaaaaaaaaaacaaaagatcatTTCTATAATTTCGTCACAATACTAAACAAAGTAGCATAGTAGCATGTCCAAATAAATTTGCTTAAAGTAGCATAGTAGCATGTCCACAATGCAAATATGTATATTTGTTTTTCTCATCAAAATCTTGGGTATTCCATGGCATACAGGGGAATACCCCTTGCCCCGCCCATGGGAAGAATGCAGATGCAAAGCATCCGTGCTCGTTCGTTAAGCATGGGCGGCCTAGGATAGAACAATCGGCTTTCAATCTGAGACGTATAACAAACCAATTAGACAAAAAATCAATGCCGGTAGCACTATTTTTCGAGATAATTTGCATACAAATCATTGGACTCATGCTTCTCTAAGGGCAAATACTTTGTTCTCATGGCTTGTAGCCCATATAAATATATCATCTgattctatctttaacatgtgaATACAACATTGACACTGTCCAGTGCAGTGTCGACGTCCGGGCTGCCGCTCGCTATCTGAATGTGACCTGCACGGGTACGCTTGTAGCATTGCTTTTCCTGTTAAGGAAAGACCGACGTGCTAACGCCGCGTTCATGAAAAAAACATTGACACTCTAATACATATTCGTGCAAGGTTTTGGCATTCATCAGTTGAATGCCCTTGGATCAAACGAGGTCCGACCCATGTAGTTACCCTTGGATCAAATATGCTCTAGTATACTCTATTGAACACGGTAACAGCAGGCACGAAGATGGAACATGCATGCTTGCTAGGGTTATTAGAAGAAGTGCAGCAGCATCTTAGACGCCACCTCCGGGAACACGCGCGTCGGACGGTAGTCTTTGTTGAGGAAGACCACGGTGGCCATCGCTTCCAGGACGAGCTGCATGCCGAGCTAAGTGGATCAGGCATAATATGAACACTACTACGTAGGAGGTGTGAGTAGGTCTACGTGCACCCTGCACGCATACCTTGCGCTCCGGCAGCGTCTCGATGAAGTGCTCGATGACCATCCGCGCGCGCTTGATTTGGACGACCCTCACCATAACAACGAACCTAGCGCCACGCTGAAGAATTGTTGTTTATATAAAAACGCGGTAAATGAATTAAAAACCAGAGTTAGCTAGAGGTTAATAATATATAAAAGAGCAAACTCATGAGCTGACGACGCATGCATCCATCTCACCATCTGTCTGCAATGCGCATCGTCGTCGCGTACCTTTAGAGGCGTGAAGTAGTTGAGTTTCAGCTCGGAGAGTGCCATAGCGTTGCCAGTGCGTGCGATCGAGTCTCTGCCGATGCCAAGCCTCGAAGCAACCTCTTCCCGAGCTGAGACGGGACGGGACAATGTCATTGACTCATTGTGCAGGGTACGTACGTGGCAAGTAAAAAAGAGGTTAATTAATAAAAGCCGAAGTCGTAAAAGTGTAGGCACAACCCATACTATAAATCCATCCTACCACCGACCATTTTCGATGTAATCCGCGTATACAGCACTGCTGACAAGCCCGTACTGGTCAAGCTCGCAGTCACGGACCTCCATCTCCACCAGGCAAAATTTGTCCTCCCTGTATATATATGGCATCAGCCAAAGGATATATCATATCCACTTACGCTTTGGATCCTACGAAAGGAACACAGAAGATCAGAAAAACCAAGGGGACGGGAGAACCTCGGTTTTGTGCCCTGCTGCCCGATGTTGTTTGCGCACATGGTCTCAAGGGGACGGGAGTCGGGGCCAGCGACCTGCAGAGCTCCTGCGCGGCGGGCAAGCGGCCGGCGTCCAGGGAGGACGGCGAGGTGGCTGCTGCTGCAGAGACGCCAAGCTCCAGCACTGATCGCTCTAGCTACTAGTGGTTTACTGGTGTTTGGAGGCAGCTGGGGGCAACAGCGAAGCCGCATGCCGAGCTCCATGTTTGCAGCGATGGCTACCCTGTGCTGCCGTCTCTTTATTAGGCAGAGCGCGCGTAACCTCTTGCTACCTCATCACTGAAATAATAATGCTATTTTGGGCTAGGCCAAGTGAAACGAACGATGTGGCCTTTGCTGACATGCGGAGCATGTGGGCTCTGTTACGTTGGCCGTTGGGCACATGCAGACATCTCGCGTACATCCTTTGGCTAAGTTAGTATTTACACGGTCGctcttcgtttagcgtttaggctattTACAtagtgtttaaacgaagttaaacggtctaaacggttttgtactttaaaaaaatgcatataggccccgttcgcttggaggaatttggagaaatctggatgaatctggaggaatttttGAGAGGTAATCATCCATAAACAGTGAAAATCAGCCGTAAACAGTACTTTCTCCGTACCAGCCGAACGAGgccataattatatatgtgcatgtaaaaaatcaagtattctagtatttatacatatttatctgagtaaaaatcaattattttggtatgtatatatatttatgcatgtgaaaagaaccaaatatagatatttatgcatgtaacatatcaagtgtacacatttataaatataataaacttaagtatacaaatttatccatacaaaactgaactagatttacctcgtgttcgtctaaacggccgtttaaacagcTATTTAGCATGTTTAATGCTGTTTATCTtcgttccgtttaggccgtttttATGTTTTTTAACCGTTTAactgtttaaacggtcaaccgtttaatttcagTTTACCcactaaacaaaacagtttaccaccgtttaccgtttactgaccatttaaacggccgtttaatccgtttaggcgaacactagTTACACTTCAGCTTACTTTTTTCCTGAGTTAAATTACAGTTCAGTTTACATTTTTTCCTAagttaaactttttttttttaattttgactaAGTTCTTAGAAAAATATAACATCTATAAGTTCAATAAATGTGCTGTCAAGATATATTTCAAAGAGAATTTTATGAAACTGATTTGATATTGTGGATATTGATAAATATTTCAATAATTTTAGTTAAAGTTGGAGAAGTTTGAGCCAAAATGGATTATAATTTAAAAAGGAGGAATGCATCTCACGACAAGCCAACTGCTTCAATGCATCTGATGTCAGATATTCTTTTTAACTTTGAAATAAATATCGGATAGTAGTAGCAGTTTTGCATAATACAACTCTAATCTttcatttctttttatttctatTGGGCAgtgtgtccgtgcgttgctacgggacaactaaacttttatacgaaaaacacatggatcgcacgataagataacaatactataaaattaaataccaacgttaaagttacagttaatccaaaaaagcaaagtttgtgaaattaacagtcacggagagcgcggcgtcacaGGCTtataaactctactttatagacctttccatgatgcgcctaagataatgttttatatcggcaggaagaaatctccgatatcaatTTCTTTCGTAcgtcaataaatccatgaataagttcgtcgtatctccataccatcctacaCACAGGCTCGAGTATATATgtcaatattagtgcctgtcgcaTGGGTAAAACTGCATCTCTAGAAAAATCTTCcacaaaaacttaaaacaaagtgttatactcaccgtataaatatgtgtggcttttggtctattccacgcagacatatactgtagaataagatatccacttaagtgtctgtggcaagattcacgatcagcgatatatagaaatagttaaatcgtaggtattattattgcaagcTATAGTGACTCTACGTTAGTTACCCATCTATGTGCTCTGTAATGTTTCCTTCCCGTCTGAATTTTCATTCGAAGACATCCTCATTCCATACATGAATATGTACATTCACTACGTCCGTGTACTGCAAGGTAAATCCAAGAGTGTACCTAGCATACATTAGCGTTGGTGTGTCTTTACACCAGTCTTCAATAGGTTTAGGATCAATCATGATAAGCATCTTCTCCTTCTGATCGAAAACATAAAGCATATACTTTTAAACATGTAGCCATGGCAAAAGAAACTGCAAACATGGTAGCGTTTAAAATAGTATATAGGAAACAAGTAATAAAAGCAGGAGCAAGCGACTTACATATCTGCATTATGCTAAGCTGTAttccatatcctcacatacaccaATCGCAACAGCCATTTCTTTCTTAGTGTATTTTTTACGGTATTCTGGCATTTTTGTTAAAGCACATATTTTCTGGAAGAAAATGATATCGAGAGTCAGGATTAGTATAACTTGACCTACTTTATACAATTAGGACAACAACAAATAAGACAATATAATATAGCACGATAAGAATTTTAAAAATATGCTTAAACAGAATCTCAGGTCCAAGTGATGCTTCGTAATACTATTGTATTTTTTCATTGTATTGTACTCTCGAGCTGCCTGAAAACGGAGACCTAAGTTGAAACAGTTCTCAGAGATGTCTCGATTGTTCATTAACAACTCTTGTAGGTCTTTGACACTTAGGGAAATCATGGAGGGATGAAAACATTTAACCCAAGGCTTTCTGCAAAGCATTACACACAGATGATGATTTTCGTCATATAAGTTAGCACACTATTATTAGTAAATAAAGTAATTAAAATAAGCATGCAGCTTACTTCAACGTCGCTTCATCCTAAATTGCCATGACGTAATCACACAGTAACTCAGTCATCTCTTCCTTTTTCATTGGCATGTCTTTCATGGCCTCAAATGCCCAAAACTCATTAGGGTCTTGGTTGGCATGGATTTGTGGGGATTTATTCTGAGTTTGTATGTGTTGAGTGATGTCCGTTTGAACCACTAAGCATTCGACCTCCTCATAATGTTTTCTCTTTTTCGTGGATACTTGATCAGCCATCTTTGGATTCTCTATTATGGCACAGTCGCTTGGGCTTTCAATATTTTCATCCCTATCAAGATATGGAGCACCCTTCGTTTGTTTAACTCTGACGATAGCAAGATCGTCGCAAGCTTCAATCTAAATTCTTTCATATCATCCTACACGATAGTATGaacctaattaattattaattaaaaacCCACAGCTAGTGCACACTCATAACTTGTGGTAAGACGCATAGTTTACCTGATTAAACTCGTCTGACAAATCGTTCCCAGTCCAATACTCCATAAAGTTTATTAAGAATAAACCACATGAAAAGCTACATACAACATTAATAGAGGTTCAGGCTCACATTAGATAAAAAAGGCAAAGACACATAAAATtcaacttatatgacatgccattATTTCTGACGTGCCCATCTGTTTGTAATAATTTGCCGTAGAAAATCTCCCTAACCGACCAGGTATCAACTTCAACATCTAGCTATTTGTGCTCTTTCGGGCCTGTCTCCTCCAATATGAAATCTATTTGTTTCCGCAATTCACCTCACTATTTGTTCATAGAAGAACGAATCAATCAGCATTTCTAAAATATAACATATGTACAAATAGCTGTGTTAGGAAATACCCACAATTTTATTGAGGTCAACACGTCCGAACATCTCGCCCAAAGAGTCTAGCACCTGAACCTCACGTTTGACGACGTTTATAACAGCAAGGTACCAATATGTATTTGTAACATTTATTGAAAGGAACACATATCAAATCAAACAATAAACATTTTGTCAGGCATAAAAAATTGATAATGAAAGACCAATAGATCGTTTAAAAAAATTGCTACCATGTCATGCTTCAAGTAAGCTAGCACCCTTTGAATTAAACCAGGACACTATGAAGTACCACGGTTAGGGTAATTGGCTTTAATGATCTCATCCTTTTCTCCATCCCGCTTCATAATTGCAACTAAGCACACAGTTTCAAGATAGACTGTACCTCCTGGCCTCTTTTTCAAACCCTCCTGGGCCTTTAGTAGTTTAATATAAGCATCTATGACCTGCATACATTTCGTCATTAGAGAGAAAGAGCATTGAAGTTGGCAATGTTTGATTGAGTATTATGACTTACATCTGTTACCTCATCAGACAAGTATTCATATGGCTGAAAAAGACATTCCATGTGGTTTCTCGACACCAGAACATCATCTATGAGCACAAGCTCCTCATTCCCAGGTGAAGATGGAATTTTTTGACAGATTCAATTATGGCTCTAGCAGTATTGGTACAAGCATAATCTGAAAAGAGGATTAAATTAAagtatacaacaatagttatcagttTTTCTAGGTTaatccatcaaagagaaaatatcaATACCTTCTGGGGCAACCGGTGAAGACATAGATTTTTTGGGTTTATTTTGTACGATTATGATTTTCGAAAGTCCTTTTTCTTCCGTCGGATCTACCCCAGAAGTTGATAGGGCCTTTTCATCATGGGCCGTGCTAAAGCCCTAGTCAACTGGTAGAGCTTCGTGGGTAACTTCTGTACTCATGCTTTCTTGCAACCATCTAAAATCATCCATAGGCTCACTAGAATTTTCTGTTTGTACAATATCTTCTAAGGGGCCTCTATTTTCCTTCGAAATCTTTGCATCTGAACTATCCATCGAGACCTAAAAGACGTACTTCATTATCAGTCTATCACATAAATCAGTGTATGACTAACCACACAGTAAAAAAAGTCTATCACATAAATCTGTATATGATCTAACCACACAGTAAAGAATGTATTTGAAGTCACACCTTGAGACCCTGGCCTTTTATCGTTGATTCTGCATTCCaaagaataaaaagaaaagaacaatAATTAGTAGGATAACATACAGAGTAATAAATCAAAGGTTTCTATATAACAGCCATATTCTGCATGTGTTTATATAACGGCCATATTTTGTTTATCCACAGTGCGCGGAGGGCGCGCTCATTCTactatttttttatttctttcttgcgCCATGGGAAACAAGCTGATTTGGGGGAAGGCGGACAGCGGGCGCCTCTGGTTTTCTTTCTTGGAGCGTGGGAAAGAAGGACGCACGACCAGGGCAGGGGTGGCCGGACGGGCCAGAAGGATCTGGAACTGTCCACAATAAGTTCCACTTATAATTCCTGAGTTTGTATACGTAGTTAAAAACAATTAAGCTTTGTTCGAGAACCAGGAAATAGTGTATGTGCACCTGCTAGAGAAAAACAGAAAACCAATCTATGAAAACTTCGACGATGGATTACCAATGGAAACACACTCATACATGTTTCGATCCTGAGTGCTGATCAGTGCCTTCCCATGTGACATGTTACATCTGAAACTATTATTTTTTTCTCAATAATTTTCACTGGCTGCAAGTCAAAGATCCTAATAGAAGTTGGTTTTTTATATTCTAACAGAAGTTACAAGTCAAAGATCCCCTGTACCTTGAACGTTGTGGGGTTGGTGCTGAGGCGTTGaaccctgaaaggtcctaatggttagaggggggtgaatagcctattaaaaatttctacaacaacacttaacaaaccggttagacaattataaggcgaagcaagtgttgcgctagcctactaaaatagcaagccatctaccacaattttagtttatatagtttctatccacacaatagcaatgacactacactaagttagtgtgctctcaaaagctaactaaagagccacactaaccaaactaacaagctctcaccactagctacactaaagagcttgacaactagtttgcggtaatgtaaagagagtgagtaagaaggttataccgccatgtcgaggaaggagccaatcaatcatatgaatgaataacaatgaagaccaatcacctaggaatcaaatgatgacataatgattttttatcgaggttcacttgcttgccgacaagctagtccttgttgtggcgattcacccacttagaggttcacgcgctaattggcatcacacgccaaaccctcaatagggtgccgcacaaccaacacaagataaggatcacacaagccacgagcaatccactagagtaccttttggctctccgacggggaaagatcaagaacccctcacaatcaccacgaccgaagccggagacaatcaccaacctccgctcgacgatcctagctgcttcaagccgtctaggtggcggcaaacaccaagagtaacaagcgaatcccgtagcgaaacacgaacaccaagtgcctctagatgcaaacactcaagcaatgcacttggattcactcccaatagcgtttcggcttcacgagtctagaggacaggaaccaggcgttctcgaggcttttgtggaggtaaacataaacttgtccgtttcaaaaatgtttctttagtgtatatgcgtttggaaaatgcactaactttaacgtctattcatacagaaggtgaagcggagctgcaggaagctagctcagaagttgagctgcatggacactctttgggtggaacccgattacccagcgcggtcgggtgccacgtcttctggctctttgaggacaccagccaacttttctcagccggtgacaggtgccgCTTCCgctgtgcgtacaccaccacattataGCGCTGGGAAAGACCCTAcaaacgaggacgacgacgacgacgaccctcGGGCTTCCACatacagcaccaccagtgggacccttggcagcaggacgagatcggcatgtcctcagctaggtggtgccccgcttggtacccaaggagcctcacaggtagtaacaaaggatagtttctttaaatacgtaggctccatgaactaacgatcataaagattataagtaatcgtgcatatcatatacttgcagggtacgagctataagcaccggcaacgcgaccacaccgacgttggctacactcccaatgtgttgcctacaaatccgaagagacagaggcgtacgagggatccttacactcctag encodes:
- the LOC136474517 gene encoding acyl-acyl carrier protein thioesterase ATL4, chloroplastic-like, whose amino-acid sequence is MELGMRLRCCPQLPPNTSKPLVARAISAGAWRLCSSSHLAVLPGRRPLARRAGALQVAGPDSRPLETMCANNIGQQGTKPREDKFCLVEMEVRDCELDQYGLVSSAVYADYIENAREEVASRLGIGRDSIARTGNAMALSELKLNYFTPLKRGARFVVMVRVVQIKRARMVIEHFIETLPERKLVLEAMATVVFLNKDYRPTRVFPEVASKMLLHFF